In Camelina sativa cultivar DH55 chromosome 17, Cs, whole genome shotgun sequence, the genomic stretch CGTCAACAGCTCCAAATATTGCATTAAGTGCCCTAGCATTATATTTAGACAAGTTCTTTTCTTCTACCGTCCAGCGTGCCTTAGGTTTAGTGATCTTGTCACCAGCTTCGGTTTTCTCATAGGGAggttcccatccttcttccacagcCGTCCAAGCATCCTCACCTAGATTTCGGATCAGCTGAACCATGCGCACCTTCCAGCGACCATAGCCTTGTTCATCCAAGATCACAGCCCTCTGAAGCAACATCAACTCATTACCCGACTGCATCATTATCCCAAGATCTCAACCTGTAGCGAGTATAGAGCTCTCGTCGGTtgactgctctgataccaattgtaaaaacgaagatgcagccaatatagaaaagaacttcttttcttattaagaatcacttaaacaatcttacaagatatgtttaatcagatttacacacagtcaacacgacttgccactgaccaattcttaatctaaccaaaatccctaagaaccctaaaagctttctcgcttagttctctaaaattcttcttgaacggccaaacaacatgtttgtccaataaaacaatatatagaaaacctCCTATGACCTACTTTCCTATTAAAGGATAAGTCCAAATCTTCTTAATAAATATGATAATAACTTGTTCTTTAATCAAAGAGTCTCTAAAAAATACAGCCACATCACTCGATCTCCGTTACGGTTTCTCCGTGTGAACCTCTTTTCCAGACTCCTACAGACCAGCCTTGTAGCAACCAAAGTCTTCATGCTTTCAAGAGTTGCGTATATATTTACCAAAACAATTTTAGACatgaaaaatagaaaactttAATTTACGCCCTTTTTTAGCAGTTTAGATTCTAGATTCGAATGTTAAGAGTTGCGTCCACTTGAACAATAAGCAAATTTTGCGGGGATGAACACGCCCAAAATGTGATTGAACAGGCGATCTTCCACAAGCGGATGAAAACAGCTTCCGGAAGTGAGTTATGAGCAATTATGGTATGCCGAGCATCACTTCTCATAATTGCTTTGTCTAGCAAAGTCATGTATCCAGTTATAGAGAAACCTGAAGAACCATATCCGAACAATTCTATAGCTTCCTTACTTGGTTTCTAAGCGTGAATAAAGAAACTGGTTTCTAAGCATGAACGGTCAGAGATCACAATGCTAGCTAGAAACACAAGGATTCATCGAAAAAACGACATAGAGCAACAAGGTCGATTAGATTACTCACTTGTACAAATAACCTTCCATCAACAAAGCCTCTGCTAGAAGCCATAATCCCAAGACTGTAATACTTTGTAACCATATTAAAGATACATAATACTTTGTAaccatattaaaattttaaactttttgtaAATCTCAACTATTAGTAGAAAATGCCAATCTCAAGCAATATGTGTGGAAAAGACAAAAACTGAAACTCTATCTCTCTTCGGTTGGGTCAAATTTTATTCGTTTACTAATTTACTCAACATCATCATCCTAAATACACAATTCATCTATGATTGCGTTGATTATGTAAATAGTAACTACTTGAGCCGAATATAAGTGAAAGCCCAGATTTATTGGCCCTCTAAAGGCCCAATTACGTATGTCAATTTGGCGCGAATATTTCCCGCCTAGTCGACGAGGAAACCCAATAAACGAGTGGTATTGTGCCCTGATTCCGTCGCCGGAggaaaagtgagagagagagagagagagagaggaagagaaaatgGCGGGAGAAGATTCTTCAGATAACCAGCCGTCGTCACCAACTTCACCTTCTTCCGCTGGATTCAACACAGATCAGTTACCTATAAGTACGAGCCAAAACTCCGAGAATTTCTCCGACGAAGAAGCCGCTGTCGATACCCAAATCATCAGGGATGAGCCAGAGGGAGcggatgaggaagaagaagaagaagaaggagaagatctCTACAACGATAATTACTTGGAAGATTATCGGAAGATGGATGGGAATGATCAGTATGAGTCTAATGGATTAGATGATTCCGTCGAAGATGAGAGAGATTTAGATCAGGTTATGCTTGACCGTCGTGCGGCAGAGGCTGTACTCGATGCTCGTGAGACTCGAGCTGCGAACCGCAagcttcctcatcttcttcatgataatggtaaattaaaaaaaatccccaaatctctTGTTTCAGTACTGTAATCGGAACCCTAATTGAACCCTGGATTTAGATTTGAGTTGGGTTGTTTTTGTATACAGATTCAGATGATTGGAATTACAGACCTACGAAGAGGTCTCGGACTACGGTTCCACCAAGAGGTAATGGTGATCCTGATGGAAACCCTCCAAGTTCGCCAGGAGGGTCACAGCCAGATATCTCAATGACTGATCAAACTGATGATTATCAGGATGAGGTATGATTGTGAATCCTTTATACTTACTTCGTGGTGCTAGGTGTGTGTTATGCTAGTGCTGATGGTTGGTTAATTTCTTAATACAGGATGACAATGAGGATGAGGCAGAGTTTGAGATGTATCGGATTCAAGGAACTCTGAGGGAATGGGTTATGAGAGATGAAGTGAGACGTTTCATTGCCAAGAAGTTCAAAGACTTTTTGCTTACCTATGTGAAACCAAAGAATGATAATGGAGATATTGAATATGTTCGTTTGATAAACGAAATGGTTTCAGGtactttcattttctttttgctatagTTGCATGAGTTCCTTCTTTACTGGTAAATGTACAAGCATTAGATCTCTGAACTATCAATGTATGGCTTATTTGCAGCTAATAAGTGTAGTCTGGAGATTGATTATAAAGAATTCATACATGTCCACCCGAATATTGCCATCTGGTTGGCGGATGCTCCACAACCTGTTCTTGAAGTTATGGAGGAAGTTACGGAAAAGGTCATCTTTGATCTGCATCCAAACTACAAGAATATTCACACAAAGATCTATGTTCGTGTTACCAACCTACCAGTTAATGATCAGATTCGGAACATAAGGTACTACTATGTCTGAATTCATGGATAAAGATGATGAGTTTTGTTATTCCTCACTAGATTTGaacttaatcttttttttgtgaattgttAGGCAGATTCATCTTAACACAATGATCCGCATTGGTGGAGTTGTCACAAGGCGTTCTGGGGTCTTTCCTCAACTGCAGCAGGTGAAATATGATTGTAACAAGTGCGGAGCAGTTTTGGGACCTTTCTTTCAAAACTCTTATTCAGAAGTCAAGGTCGGATCTTGTTCTGAATGCCAGTCAAAAGGACCGTTTACTGTTAATGTCGAACAGGTAGGATTCCATGTCCTCTCTAACATTTTCCATTAAAGTCAATGTAAGCTCTAAATTGGAATGTGAAATTGACCACAATGTTAATTTACTCTCTTGTTTCAGACAATATACAGGAACTATCAGAAGCTTACAATCCAAGAGAGTCCAGGAACAGTGCCTGCTGGACGACTTCCAAGACATAAAGAAGTTATCCTGCTGAATGACCTTATTGATTGTGCACGTCCTGGAGAAGAAATTGTATGTTCACCATACGTTACTCTTCTTGAATACTTTGCACACCTGTGTATGGTAGGTGATTGATTTTTTCTTGCATGAGATGTTTTGCAGGAGATTACTGGCATATATACCAACAATTTTGACCTATCTTTGAACACAAAGAATGGATTTCCTGTCTTTGCCACTGTGGTGGAAGCTAACTATGTTACAAAGAAGCAAGACCTCTTTTCTGCATACAAGCTAACCCAAGAAGACAAGACACAAATCGAAGAGCTGTCCAAGGACCCACGTATAGTTGAACGTGTAAGTTGGATTTAAGTCCTCCTAATAAGTCTTTTGAATTGCTTCAAAGGCATCCCTGTTGACATCAATGCAATTTATCTTTCAGATCATTAAGTCAATCGCTCCGTCAATATATGGCCACGAAGATATCAAAACAGCTCTTGCTCTTGCTATGTTTGGAGGCcaagagaaaaatattaaaggGAAACACAGATTGCGTGGAGATATTAATGTACTTCTACTAGGTGATCCAGGAACAGCAAAATCACAATTTCTGAAGTAAGAAAACTATCTTGGCCAGCTGACTTCATTAATTCCTGTGGTGAATATTTTCATTAACTGCATAAATGTTTCGTCTAGGTATGCTGAGAAAACTGGACAAAGAGCTGTCTACACGACTGGAAAGGGAGCTTCTGCTGTTGGTCTAACTGCAGCAGTACACAAGGATCCAGTTACAAGGGAGTGGACACTTGAAGGAGGGGCTCTTGTACTTGCTGACCGAGGAATTTGTCTTATCGATGAGTTTGACAAGATGAACGACCAGGACAGGTAACGAAATGCAACTAATGATAATTACTTTTCTGAACAAAATGGTGCTGACCATATAAGTTTCGTAACCAGGGTGAGTATCCATGAAGCCATGGAACAACAGAGTATTAGTATATCAAAGGCAGGAATTGTTACTTCTCTTCAAGCGCGTTGCTCTGTTATTGCCGCAGCTAATCCAGTTGGTGGAAGGTAAATAAGTAACTAATGCCCCAAATTCACTGATCTAAAATTTGTCATTTTGATCTTGCTAAAGTGTTTGTGACATTGCAACTTCAGGTACGATTCATCCAAGTCATTCGCACAAAATGTTGAGTTGACAGATCCGATCCTTTCTCGTTTTGATATATTGTGTGTTGTCAAGGTATTTTTCTAAACCTCTGCTTCTTGTTCTTGCTATCATATCATTGATTGTGTTAACTTTTTTGGTTATCGACATGACTTAAACCAATTATATGGCTGCAGGATGTGGTTGATCCAGTTACAGATGAAATGCTTGCTGAATTTGTTGTCAATAGCCACTTCAAATCACAACCCAAAGGTGGTAAGATGGACGATAGCGAGCCCCAAGATGGCATTCAGGGATCTAGCGGTTCTACTGATCCAGAGGTTTGTGATTTTCAGGTGTAGCTGCTTCTTTGAAGTTTCCATGTTTTCGTGTCTTGAtcgaaatattattttatatacagGTGCTTCCCCAGAACCTGCTGAAGAAATACTTAACATACTCGAAGTTATATGTATTCCCAAAACTGGGTGAACTAGATGCCAAGAAGTTAGAGACTGTGTATGCTAATCTAAGACGAGAATCAATGGTAGGTttcatttcttgattttaattGTACTGCTGAGTTTATGTCTTTCTCAAGTATTATGTTATAGTCTCTTACCTGCTTTAATCTTTCGTTCAGAATGGACAAGGAGTTTCCATTGCGACAAGGCACCTTGAGTCCATGATCCGAATGTCTGAAGCACATGCTAGGATGCACCTTAGGCAGTATGTTACAGAAGAAGATGTTAACATGGCCATTCGAGTCCTGCTTGACTCTTTCATATCAACCCAGAAATTTGGTGTCCAGAGAACTCTAAGAGAGGTATTAGAGAACTTCCATTCAGGTGTTCGGTGAGCTTTGTATCTATGGATTCTGATGTCTGAATTGATGGAACTTATTTACTCCTGTGCAGAGTTTCAAACGATACATTACATACAAAAAGGACTTCAACTCATTGCTGCTTGTTCTTCTGAAAGAGCTCATAAAGAATGCCTTGAAGTTTGAAGAAATCATTTCAGGATCAAATTCAGGACTACCATCTATCGAGGTTAAGATAGAGGAGCTGCAGACAAAGGTACTTGTCATATATGATTAGGCTACTATCAGAAGCACGCTTCCTACAGATATTTGTCACTAACTCTTATTTATGTCTACATTTCAGGCCAAGGAATACGACATTGCAGATCTACGGCCGTTCTTTTCAAGCAATGAATTTTCCAAAGCTCATTTCGAGTTGGACAATGGTCGAGGAATGATCAGGTGTCCTAGAAGGCTAGTCACTTGGTAAACGACAAGGCGAGCTTCAAGTCACTATCAACTTAGGTTTATAATCGCATTAAAAATGTTGGATTATTAGGACGATAGTTTCGTTTTGTGTTAAAGATTATGAGTTGCTCAAGAATTTGCAGTAGGCATTTTAAGATATTATTGcagctttctttttttcttaaaacttttgAGCCTTGAATTTGAGAAGAACGCATATGATTAACTTGTCCACCGGTTTTGAGTTGCTcaaattgtaaattttgaaaatttggccTAAAGTTACATTTACCAAACTTAAAAATGACGTTTAATTATGCGTTGATAATTAATCACCGTCTAATGCTACTCTTATTGGGCACAAAGTTAAATTTTGTATCCAGAAATAACTAATCTTTATATAATTCGAATTTGAACCAAAAActttaacattaacattaacaaaACCATCCATCTTAACTCAGGTATACGCATTATTACTAAACCGGAAATCtgaaatcacaaagaaaaaccgaaccaaaaaataCAGTACTAAGCGGTGACGTCAGGACTACATGCCGTTtgtaactaaattaaaaaagcaAAGCAACAACATCTGTCGACTGGATTCGTGTGGGGTTGTTCGTCGacaaacttgttttgttttcgcAATTCGGAGTAGTTCCGTTCCGCTCTCGCTCTCAGTTCCGATTAGGGTTAAGAAAAGCTCCGTTTGGTGAGACTTCGTCGTCCTTCTCGATACTCTCTGATTCATCATTGGCCCTGGTATGTGCTTTCGTCTACTAGTTAGGGTTTTTGCTCCTCTCTTTTCGCTATCTACATGTCCTCCCTCTGAAATTATTGAGCTCGAAGTTGGGATATTTTGCTCTTCAGATTAAGCCGTAAGTTGTAAAGGAAGCTCTATTTTGTGGGAGAATGTCGAATAATCCTCCCCCGTCTTCTGGTGCCCAGGTGCGAAAAGTGCCAAagttggctctctctctctctctctcttagttCGTTCTGGAATTCGAAGCAACTCAATTGATATGTTCTAAGCAATTTGATTTTAGCGAAGGTCTTCGATACAATTAATTGAGAAGCTCTCTTCAGCTTAGACTAGAGAGACTTTGACGAAGTTTAATTGATCATGCTCATACGAATTAGGTTTCTTTGATCTCTAGTCTCTCTCATTGATGTAGCGAAAGATTTATAGTGTTAGTTTCTCCACCTACTACTGATTTCCACTAGTCTGTTATCTATAAGATGTGCTTATGAGACTATTTTTCCAGCAGTTTCGGCCGATGGTTCCTGGGCAGCAGGGTCAGCATTTTGTTCCTGCAGCTTCACAGCCTTTTCATCCCTATGTACATGTACCTCCAAATGCTCAGAGTCAGCCTCCACAGTTTTCTCAGCCCatacagcagcagcagcagctctTTCCAGTGAGACCAGGTCAGCCTGGTCATATTACATCATCGTCACAGGCTGTATCAGTTCCTTATATTCAAACAAACCAGATTCTCACTTCTGGATCTACTCAACAACAGCCAAATGCACCTCCACTGACGGGCTTTGTTACATCTGGacctccattttcttcttcatatactGTGAGACTTCTGTTCTTATATTTGTGTGCGGATAACCTTTATGTACGATTCGTTTTCATTTTCCTAGTGGATTCTTGTTCCTACAGTTTGGACCATCAACTTTTCCTCAGCAACAACCACCACCATCATTGGTCCAACCAAATTCTCAGATGCATGCAGCCGGCGTCCCTCCAGCAGCAAACGCTTGGCCTGTTCCTGTAAATCAAAGTACATCACTTGTTTCCCCTGTGCAGCAGACTGGGCAACAAACACCAGTCGCACATTCCACAGACCCAGTAAGTGGCTACGATTACTGATCATAAATATGTTTTGGTGACTTGTATTGATGCTTAAATCTGTTACTAATTATGAAACCATCTCTTACTAGAATTCCAAATCATATTATGTTGAGTTGTCTTCTACCATTTATAGCGTTTCAATCTTCCTCTGGACTattttgagatagtatttgtaTATGAATCGAGCGTTCCTCAACTGATTAGCAAAGTTTTATATAGACATCGAATTGTTTAGATTTATTAAATACTATGTGCACCTCCTCTGGACCTTGACTTAGCTTAAACTCGAATAAGGTTTGAAAACGTACGGTTTTGTTGATGAGAACCCAAAAACTCTTCCAAGCCGCAAGAGGCCCCTAGCAAACCACAAAATACTTGATACCTCTACACATCAGAACCTTTTCCTATATATACTCAATTACTAACTAGCTGATATGGCATTGTTGATGACCTCTTATCAAACttatttgtatttctttatGCACTATTTCTCCTATGCAATTGTAGCTTAAAAATTCATGTTGGATTTTGATTCCAGGGAAGCTCGACTCCACAATCTGCATCTGACTGGCAGGAGCATACATCTGCTGATGGGAGAAAGTATGTTACTGAATCACTGTTTCATGTTTTGGCACCAATTATCGTCCTACATGTTTCTCTTTGTACCGTAGTTTAGTGTTCATGCAGTTCCCAATCGAAATTGATTAGTTTAGTTGGAAATTGTTCGTAAGCTTCTCATATTTTGAACCTTTCATAAGGTCCATGCAGATGTTTGTGTCATGGCTTTAAGTCTATGGAGTCTAAAACTTTTCGGGTGATCTGATAAATACTTATCTTTTCTAGGTATTATTACAACAAGCAGACTAAACAATCAAGCTGGGAGAAACCTCTTGAACTGATGACACCACTTGAGGTGAGACTTATAAAGTAGCCAGTCTTCTATGATGATTTTTATCTTGCTGGTCGTTGAATCTTATCAGTCTTTTAGTTGGTGTGTCCACTTTACTGTTATGTAAACGGTTGCATGCTTTGTCTAGAAAAATGATGTTGAACTGTGTCATTTGCGTATTCTTTTCCACTGATTTGGAGACTCACTGGTAACTGTGAAGATATATAATGACTGCTACGTGCTCATCTAAAGCAGCTTTCACTTTATTAAAACAGGCTACCGATGCTCCGCTGTTTCTTACTTCTTTTGTGTAAATTCTTAGGTGACAACTTTATAGTCAGGCTGGGATCGGATGGCTAATTTATGATGTTtgttctattaaatatttttctgatcgtctttttcttgttttatattaaaattatgtttttttagacTCTGTCCTTGTTTTCATTATACGAATAGAAGAACTTCGATAGTATTCTTGTCTCACTTTCTTCAGTGGTATGCTGTGCTGTTTAGTAGTATATTTGAGCCCTCTCTGCTTATTTCTGTTTtacataactattttttttttgcatcaaatCTGTATATGCATGttgttttttaactttgttgGAAATCATATACTAGAAGAATGATATTTGAATGCAAATGGCAACCAGTTTGGGGGTATTTTGAAACAAGTTATTTGATTGACCTAATAAAATCCTGTCTTGGTTTCTTTCTTGACGTTTATGAACTTAATTTGGTTGATTGGCCTGGTAAAATCCTGCCTTGTTGATATATTCATTGCTACGATGCATATAGGAGCACATACGTCTTTCTTTTTTCCACTTTGATCCCGTAACCTTTTAATGACATTCTGGGTTTCTGTAGAAACagacttgattgattgatcAAAATCTACCATGTATATGCATTTTTATAGTTTCTTGCAATCTAAAATCTTTTTCTACAGCGGGCAGATGCATCCACTGTATGGAAGGAATTTACAACAGCTGATGGAAAGAAGTAGGCATCTTTGAATTTCTTTTGGTATTTGTATAATGCTTATTTTCTATTGTTGCAACTGATTAGTTGATTCAATTTACACAGATATTATTATAACAAGGTTACAAAGGAGTCTAAGTGGACAATTCCAGAAGATTTGAAGGTCTACCAATTTATTTCTCTCTCATATACATTCCCCAATGCAAAGCCTATGTTAAACCTGTGTAGTTGTTGTATGCAGTTAGCACGGGAACAAGCCCAACTAGCTAGTGAAAAGAGGTCCCTTTCCGAAGCTGGATCTACTCCTCTGTCCCACAATGTTGCATCCTCATCTGATCCAACGGTTAGCTCTGCGACCTCTGTTGCTCCCAGCACATCTTCAACACTTCCTGGACATTCTTCAAGCCCTATCCAAGCGGGTTTGGCTGTACCTGTCACCCGTCCTCCCTCAGTTGCTCCTGTTACTCCAACGTCTGCTGCAGCTACTGATACTGAGGCTACTGCAATGTACTATTTTTCCTTGGGaagttttgtttgatgattataCACTCTATCATGCCTCTGAATTTAGGTTTTGTGCCCATCTTAACAGAAAAGCAGATAATTTACCGTCTCGGGGGGCAAATGATTCAAATAATGGAGCTACAGCACAAAACAACGAGGCATGATTTTAACTATTCTTTTCTACAATGATTTGCCTAGATTCTAAAAGTTTATTCATATGTTTTCCGTTTGCCTGTTTCTACTTCAGCTTCATGTAAACAGAGTTCACATTAACATGTTCGAGTTATTGGAAAAGTTATGTATAATAATTACTATACGTGTGATGATGTGGTGGTGTCATGAATATTTATGGTCAAGCGTTACATCATGGTATGCTTTCTCATTATTTCGAATGTTTTGTTAGGCTGACAATAAGGAAATGTCGGTGAATGGAAAAGCAAATCTGTCACCTGCAGGCGACAAAGCAAATGTTGAGGAACCTATGGTATATGCTACTAAGCAGGTAATTTCTTATCCTATTTTCTCCTCATGATGTCTCTTTTCTGTAGCATAACGTTTTCGTGTGCAAGTGCAATTGTTTGCCATCCATctatttttgtactattttggttatttttttttctaggaggCTAAAGCTGCTTTCAAGTCTCTTTTGGAATCTGTAAATGTTCATTCTGACTGGACATGGGAACAGGTAATGTGCTAGTATATGTGTGTCTTTGATCGATATTTCAGCATCCTCTTCCTAACCATCTACTTGCTTCATTGCTGACCGTATCATCTCCTTGAGTCCTTGTAGACATTGAAAGAGATTGTTCACGACAAAAGGTATGGTGCTTTGAGGACTCTAGGTGAGCGGAAACAAGCTTTTAACGAGGTATATAGTTTCTTAGTTCTTAGCTATAATGTGGAATTgcattttttatttaccttGTCAAATAATGTGTTGCACTCTTTATTTGTGATGTAATTATGTTTTCACTGGTAAATTTCGACTTTCAGTAGCACTAATGCTTACACCTGACTGTCAAATTAAATTCTCCAGTATCTTGGTCAAAGGAAAAAAGTGGAAGCTGaagaaagacgaagaagacagaAGAAAGCTCGGGAAGAATTTGTCAAGATGCTAGAGGTATGTACCAAAGGAGTCAGAAGTTCGgtgtttggtttgtttagtgTGACTGATGACCTTTTGTTGTTCTAATAAAATTTCTTGACTTCAGGAGTGTGAAGAGCTTTCATCATCCATAAAATGGAGGTATGGCTTTCAGTTAATTATAAGAtctttggttcttttctttATTGTATGCATGACATTTGCTAATGGAAACTATTTCCTCACCAGCAAAGCAATGAGTTTGTTTGAAAATGATGAGCGCTTTAAAGCTGTTGACCGTTCAAGGGATCGTGAAGATCTTTTTGACAATTATATTGTGGAACTTGAGAGGAAGGTAAATCATCTGGCTTCTTTTTTGGGGGCTTTTCGTTTTCATGTGTAGATTTGGctgtttgttgtttggtatGATACTTTGTGCTGCTAAGCAAAACATGGCATGCCTATGCACATGAAGGTGTTGGACCagagaaatttgtttttgttatgacGGTTCAAATGGTTTTCTCGCTTGGTATGATGCAAGAGGCATGTCTTAAATCCACAGTAATTTGTGTGGGTGCTTAGATTGTCGCTGAGAAAATATCTGGTGCACGGGCATGATACTTTTTGAAGCATCGATTGAGAATACAATGTTTTGCTTTGTAGAAGGGGAAAGTTCATTAATTAAATTGACATCATGAATCCGCAATGTGCAGGAAAGAAATAAGGCACAGGAGGAACATCGGCAACATATGGCTGAGTATCGGAAGTTTCTTGAAACCTGTGACTTTATCAAAGTAAATCATTGTTTGTGATTCTTATTCCTGCAAACCTTTTTTTTCGTAGACCTTGCCATAATGCCTTTTATAATACTTGTTTTAAGGCTGGTACACAATGGCGCAAAGTTCAAGATAGACTGGAGGATGATGAAAGATTCTGTCTTGAAAAGATAGATCGCCTGATTGGTTTTGAGGTAAGTTATTTCATCAAGTAGTTCAGGATGCCACATTAGAATTTGTTTCTAATGTTTGTTATTCCAGGAATACATTCTTGAactagagaaggaagaagaggagctGAAGAAAGTAGAGAAAGTAAGGTCAATGTTCAGGGTTGTAACCTAATTTTTCCTCTTAAAACTCCAATGCTCATGGTTTCGTTTTCTTGTGGAGCTAGGAACATGTAAGGCGGGCCGAGAGAAAAAACCGTGATGCATTTCGTACACTATTGGAAGAACATGTTGCTGCTGGTACCCTTACAGCCAAGACGTACTGGTTGGATTATTGCATTGAGGTGTCTCACCAGTTTAGACCCCTTTTC encodes the following:
- the LOC104757972 gene encoding pre-mRNA-processing protein 40A-like isoform X4, with the protein product MHAAGVPPAANAWPVPVNQSTSLVSPVQQTGQQTPVAHSTDPGSSTPQSASDWQEHTSADGRKYYYNKQTKQSSWEKPLELMTPLERADASTVWKEFTTADGKKYYYNKVTKESKWTIPEDLKLAREQAQLASEKRSLSEAGSTPLSHNVASSSDPTVSSATSVAPSTSSTLPGHSSSPIQAGLAVPVTRPPSVAPVTPTSAAATDTEATAIKADNLPSRGANDSNNGATAQNNEADNKEMSVNGKANLSPAGDKANVEEPMVYATKQEAKAAFKSLLESVNVHSDWTWEQTLKEIVHDKRYGALRTLGERKQAFNEYLGQRKKVEAEERRRRQKKAREEFVKMLEECEELSSSIKWSKAMSLFENDERFKAVDRSRDREDLFDNYIVELERKERNKAQEEHRQHMAEYRKFLETCDFIKAGTQWRKVQDRLEDDERFCLEKIDRLIGFEEYILELEKEEEELKKVEKEHVRRAERKNRDAFRTLLEEHVAAGTLTAKTYWLDYCIELKELPQYQAVASNTSGSTPKDLFEDVTEELEKQYHEDKSRVKEAMKSRKISMVFSWLFEDFKSAILEDLSPQPVSDINLKLIYDDLVERMKEKEEKEARKLQRMAEEFTNLLRTLKEITAASNWEDTKPLIEESQEYRSIGDESASRGLFEEYITSLQEKAKEKERKRDEEKVRKEKERDEKEKRKDKDKERREKEREREKERGKERSKREESDGETAVEASEGHKEEKRKGKDRDRKHRRRHHNSDEDVSSDRDDREESKKSSRKHGNDRKKSRKHANSPESDSENRHKRQMKEQREGGRRSGYDELEDGEVGEDGEIRH